In the genome of Neofelis nebulosa isolate mNeoNeb1 chromosome 6, mNeoNeb1.pri, whole genome shotgun sequence, one region contains:
- the RPS12 gene encoding small ribosomal subunit protein eS12, with translation MAEEGIAAGGVMDVNTALQEVLKTALIHDGLARGIREAAKALDKRQAHLCVLASNCDEPMYVKLVEALCAEHQINLIKVDDNKKLGEWVGLCKIDREGKPRKVVGCSCVVVKDYGKESQAKDVIEEYFKCKK, from the exons ATGGCCGAGGAAGG CATTGCTGCTGGAGGTGTAATGGACGTTAATACTGCTTTACAAGAGGTGCTGAAGACCGCCCTCATCCACGATGGCCTGGCACGTGGAATTCGCGAAGCTGCCAAAGCCTTAGACAA GCGCCAAGCCCACCTTTGTGTGCTTGCATCCAACTGCGATGAGCCTATGTATGTCAAGTTGGTGGAGGCCCTTTGTGCTGAGCACCAGATCAACCTAATTAAG GTTGATGACAACAAGAAACTAGGGGAATGGGTCGGCCTCTGTAAAATTGACAGGGAGGGAAAACCCCGTAAAGTGGTTGGTTGCAGTTGTGTGGTGGTTAAG gactATGGCAAAGAGTCTCAGGCCAAGGATGTCATCGAGGAATACTTCAAAtgcaagaaatga